The Apium graveolens cultivar Ventura chromosome 6, ASM990537v1, whole genome shotgun sequence genome contains a region encoding:
- the LOC141665156 gene encoding protein FAR1-RELATED SEQUENCE 5-like — MSLVQHERHVNTATRSLIKTLYDSGVRNCQVMNVIGNIHRGNDKVGFNVQHVKNVLRDERKKRFKISDAEAGLDLLHRLNEESGSKYFIRTEVDEENRLKCLVWIDPRCLMAYQNFGDDVAFDTTYRTNRYAMPFVPFTGVNYHYQSVIFGFALMRDEHTSTFEWILRSWLEGVGNKPPLTIFTDQDQAMASAIDVVLLNTTHLLCSWHISQKFPEKLTHYYSDFPEFKTDFNHCIYKSLTECIFEARWASFVEKYHLQEHKWLNGLYEL; from the coding sequence ATGAGTTTGGTACAACACGAAAGACATGTCAACACCGCTACCCGTAGTTTGATTAAAACGCTTTATGATTCGGGGGTTCGTAATTGTCAAGTGATGAATGTGATTGGTAACATTCATAGAGGTAATGATAAAGTTGGTTTCAATGTTCAACATGTTAAGAATGTGTTAAGAGACGAGAGGAAGAAAAGGTTTAAGATTAGTGACGCCGAAGCAGGGTTGGACTTGTTGCATAGGTTGAATGAAGAAAGTggttctaaatattttattaggaCCGAAGTTGATGAAGAGAATCGTTTGAAGTGTCTAGTATGGATTGATCCGAGATGTTTAATGGCCTACCAAAATTTTGGCGATGATGTGGCTTTTGATACCACTTATCGGACAAATAGATATGCAATGCCATTTGTCCCATTTACCGGAGTCAATTATCATTATCAATCGGTGATTTTCGGGTTTGCATTGATGCGGGATGAACACACGTCGACTTTTGAGTGGATTCTTCGTAGTTGGCTTGAAGGTGTGGGGAATAAGCCTCCATTGACTATATTCACGGATCAAGATCAAGCTATGGCAAGCGCTATTGATGTTGTACTCCTGAATACTACCCATTTATTGTGTTCTTGGCACATAAGTCAAAAATTTCCCGAGAAATTAACTCATTATTATTCGGATTTTCCGGAATTCAAGACGGACTTCAACCATTGTATTTATAAATCTCTCACCGAATGTATTTTTGAGGCTAGATGGGCATCATTTGTGGAAAAGTATCACTTGCAAGAGCATAAATGGTTAAATGGGTTATATGAGTTGTAG